attctttccttttttccatAAGTTGAGAGTCTATTCTTTCTTAGTCTCTCTTAGTTGTTTGCTGGGATCCTGATAAGAGCATCCAAAGTTTAGGTTGTCTTTTTTAAATTGTTCTCGCGTCCAAGTTACAAGAGAGGTATGTAATTCTCTTCTGCTTGTCATTCCCGTTAGATTGCATCCTCTAatgattcatatttttatgactCCAATATTCTGCAGGTTTGTTATAGACACATGCAGGCGCTTGAAAGAGAAGAAGTCATACTTAGTTTGGAATGCTGTAGGTTGTCTTGGTGTTTTGGTTGTTAGCGATCTTGTGAAAGAGGTATATATTTTcatcattcattgcatcagCTTCTTTTTTGATTTTAGGAAACAACTCTTATTCCCTCATCATAATTTCTGGTAATATGGTtataaaaactaaaatttttaCTAAAGTTGATGTgatgtcaaatcaatttttgctGTTTGTTGGTAAAAGACTTCCACTGTCGACATGGATAAATAAGATGGCGATCAACTTGTCAAATCATGTTCTTTGCCTAATAAATGAAGTTGGAGTAGTGTTGCTGACTCTAGTTGGCGTTGGATTATCTGATGACAtggataaataaataagatggcGATCAATGTGTCAAATCATGTTCTTTGCCTAATAAATGAAGTTGGTGTAGTGTTGCTGACTCTAGTTGGCGTTGGATTATCTGACTTTGGTGTTCTGGCTGTTGCAAGGTCCTCCATGCTCCTGTCTTAGCTTTCTTTTGATCATACAGTCTATGCTGTTATCCATCTCCATTGAGGTTTGCTAAAAAATGGCTTTTCTCTCTGTTCTACCCACTTGCTAGCTAACACTTTATCAATGTTCTAATGTGCCATATTCACCTTCTTCCCTTTCTGTGAAGCTATATGTATTTTAAAACTTACGCAGCAAAAGAAAATTAGCAACCTGATGAATAGTTGTTGATTGATATCATCATTGGAAATTTTTGATTCCAATGAACGTGACTTTGCAAAAGTCCATTTGAAAATGAGGCCTTGCTTTGAGATGAAGATGTCCATACAGTATATGATGGTTTCTAGTTTTGAGAGACAAGTTCTCTGTGATCCTGGAGAAGCTGTTATTTCCCATGTTGAGGGCATATTGGTATATTCTAGTGTTCATTATATTAATCATGGTAGTATGATACATGACACTGACCTTCTTATATGCTTTTATTGCTGTTGAAGATGAGTGGCAAAGAAAAGCACATGATTACCAAGAAATTTCCTGTTATATGTCAAGGGAAAAAAATATCTTGCACTTGCTGGTAGACAAGCTGTTAAATGATAAAGCCCCCAATGTATTGGTTGGTTTCAGAGTTATTCATCACTAGCTTTGTCTGTAATACTCTGATAGTTTCTGTATATATTTCTTTGACTTCTAGTTTGAAGTTCACATATATTTGTATGCTCATTAGTCATGTCCAAGAGTCcccaaaaataacttgtcttaGGTCATTGTTGTTACTATCTTATCAAGCATTTCACTAGTCTTCTTGTTAATACTAGATCTAGTTACTCTGTCTCATTACATTATTTGAGCTGATGAGGTTTTCCTGAGTGGATGACATTCTCGTCATCACTTGGCTTCGCCAGCAGGtgttttgtggggtttgaattAATGATGTGGCTATGATATCAGGAAAGGTTGATCCAAAGTCACTTATCTAGTTTTTTTAAGCAATTATGTATCTTCAAGCTGAATATGAAAAGTTCAACATGTCTAACTTTTGCTTGAGAATACTTGTTGGATGTCTTCACTGATGCTTTGACGTAATGACCCTCCAGCTTGTTTAAAAGTTATGATgaaatctacaaatttgtttaccATATGAAGCCTACTTAGGTAGCTCATTGTAATGCTGATGTGATGGGTTGTATTTACTCAAGGAAGAGAGGATCTGGGAtcactcctccctccccttttgttctccaagaaagaaaaaagggatGAATATTAAATGCAAAGGCATGCCTTTAGCAGCATAACAAGAAACTCTTCTCATAAAATTCAATATTGTAATCCCCTTTCAGTTTATGCTCTATGTGCCTGTTCAATCAAATCAGTATACACAGttgtttttttttcgttttctgCTTTCAGTGTCAACCATTTCATTGGCGTGTCATTTAACTCTTCAATTTCATATCTTTGCATGCATTTGTTTCTTTGCGTTGCACTAAGCAGAGTGGTATTACTTGCTTGAGCTTGCTGCACATGGCTTATAAAGATCATTGTGTGTAGAAATGGTGCTACTTTTCTATATCATGAGTCATCTAATTTGCTTTATTATCTCTGACATTTATACTGAAAAAAGTTGACATGATATTTGTGGTTTCTTGCTTTTAAATCGAGATAGAGAAATTCATGCAACAAAAGTTTTGTTACGTGATCTTTTGTTTAGATTGAGCGAGGAATTATTTGTGGATGATCAAATCTAGTGAAAGAAGTGAAGCCTTGAATTTTCACAAAGTCATTGATAGGGGTTAATTTGTTCAATTACTTAGACATGATGGTCTATTTAATGTTAGTTTTTCTATATAATTCGTGGAGAAGAAAATGCTTAGATGatgaagaaattaaaatttgactGACCTACTCGCCCCTTTCAGCAGGTATGTGCAAAAGATGCAATGATCAGAAGATGTCTAGCATGGTACGAAAATATTGTTAATCATTAATTTTGCTCTAGCGACTGCTGTCCTGTGAAAGCTGCGGATCAGCATTTGAATATGTTAAGACAACCTTTAGTAGATAGAAAGTATATGATGAAAGGAAGAGATAAGGGACACAGGTTGAGCTGAAAGTTGATCTGAAATCTTTTTGATAAGGATCAAATATCTTGGCGTCTTCAAATACATATTTACATGATTGCTTACTTCTATCATGTTGATGCAACATTATGTTGTTTAATTCAATTTGTTATGTCAAATgacataatattttaaatatctaTGAATTTGTTAACAGATAACAGCTACCTCTACAGCTTTACCATGCATTGCATCCTTGTGGTTGTGGTTGATTAAGAGAACAGTTGAGACTTCGACGTTTTGGCAAGTAGAAAATCTTTTGCTTGGAAGTGTTTCTAGTCTTTGTTTGTTCCACCTAATGATCTTTTTGAAGaattataattactaatgttggAGAGCAAAAGCTAAAGAGCTGGCTCCAAGTATATAGCTATAAGTGGTGGATGCCAGAAAAATGTACAAGACATCAGTAACTCAGTAATATGGTGGAACAGTGTGCTGATGGCATTGGTTGTTTGGATGTTGTCATTGTGAAATTATTGAGAACATAAATGATCCCTGACCTTATTGTCATGCCATGTAGTTCTTTTGAAGTAAACTAGAGGATTAAGATTAATTAATATAGAGTAAAATAACTTTTCAGCAGTTACTGTTTTTGACAACATTGTTGTGAAGTTCTTACTAGGTGTCTAAATGCAGGTTGAAGCCATTCAGAGCTGTGGAGGACAGAAGACTGCTGACGGAAGGCGCTTCCGCACAGGTGGTGGAATTTTATGGAGTATTCTGAAAACACGTGAACCAAATGTGTACAAAGAAATCATGGCAAAGGGGAGGGCATTTGAGGTATGAATTGATGGATGTGTaggcttgtatttgttttgattgCATCCATGTTCAGGTTGATTAATTTGGTGTATGTACTATTTGTCTTTGCTTATTTGAACTAGTTGAATGCTGCTGGTTTTCTCATGAAGCATTGAAACAATGGTATCGCCTAAGAGCATAGGGCAGCAGCATGTTtaatttcattttttaaaattcctgTTATATTTAAACATTTTATAAGAGGCTGTTTGGAGTCCTGTAAGTGGAGCCGCATGCAGCTCGAGTTGCAAGTGCGGGCTAGCCGGCTTTTTTGAAAACTTGTAACTCAAATTGCACAGTAAGTCAAGTTGCTCATTGAGCTGCAACTTAGAGCTATCTTGCAATAGATTGACTTAAGGTCAAAATAGCCGCTGGATTAGTTGCAGTAGCTCGAGTAGGTAtcttaattataaaaaattctcTTATCCTCCACcacctctttctccttctccttcccttCTCATACCCTCTTCCACCATGCTCTCGGCCCCTCCTTACCATTGCTCTTGATGCCACCATGACCCTTGCCACCTATGGGAGGCCTATGGCCGCCTCCCTTGCCTTGAACTTCACCACAACaagcttctcctcctcctcctcctcctcctccttttgttTCCTCTCCTTTTCCGCCCTGCCCTCAAGTCCCTCCTTGTCACGGCCCTTGATGCTGCTGCCGGCATGGCCCTCGATGTTGTTGCCGGCCATTGTCACCTTCGGGAGCCACCTTCTCTGCATTGGACTTCACCATGCCACCCTTCTTTgtaccacctcctcctcctcgtccgtTGCTACCCACCCCATTCACCTCTCTCCTTCACCTTCTCTAATCTCCTCAAGGCCTACATAGCTGCTCGCTCCCTCCCTATGGGCGCCCAGGTCCTCGCCAATAGCGGCTTTGATGCCGACCTCTTCATCTAGAAAATCCTTATCTTCATGTACCTCGAGTGCTCTTACTTGGCTTTTATTAGCAAGGTGTCCAATAGAATGTCTCTCAGAGAATCCCTCTTTTCCCAAACCCTCCTCCAAATATAAGAAGTGAGCTTTCTTGTAAGTCAACTACTGCAACGTGGGTTGCAATGCGACTTGAGTTGGTGTGCAACTTTATCGACAAGGCTCCAAACAACCTCTAACATTAGGACACGGTCAAATTATGAAGTTTCTCCCCATTTATTTAaggaaattttcttgagtaaacTCTTTCATAAGACTTTATTCCACCGAGGTGTTTGAGCAGGCACTTGATATAGATTTGATCACATTTAATTGTAAAGTCCAATTTTAGGCATATGGTTTGCCTTGGTTATGAAATAAACCCATGCCTCAATTTTTCGAAGGACTTGATTCTAGGAAAATTTCTTGCAtataaagtctttaaaataaaaaGTCCTATTCCTGGACCTTGCTTTATTGTGAGTTATGAGGTTGGTAGTTACGACCTGCCTTGTGATGAAAACATTTGAGGGTGAGTGGGAGgagagattaaaaaaaattgacctaagattctctctcttctccacgtTGTGTATATGTACTAGAGTGCACAAGCACCATCAGACATCCACAACTCATAGCGGCCACACTTCTCATCTCCAccttgttgggggggggggagagagagagagagagagagagagagagagagagagagagaggtgaagGAAATGAGAGAGAACTGCAGAGGAGAGGTGGTAAATGTTGGAGGATTATGTTGCATATATTGGTAGTGATTGCATTCTTCTAGATTGAAAACCAGTGTGAGAAGTATTGTTAAGTTCCATATGCAGCTGTACTAGAGAGTGTTGATCTTTACTTATTTGTTACATTATAAACCGAGGACTGATTTGCAGTTGGCATTTGAGGTGTCTGGTACATGATTGTCATAATGATACTGGAATGCAGGAAAAGCTTTAGATAATAAACATGAAAAATTTGGTGCAAAAACAAACCAAGCAATCTAAGCTCTTTGTCTGGATAGAATGTAATAAAAAGAGTTAAAAGAATGGGTCTGCATCTGAAAGGCAAGGACTCCGGGTACTCTGGATGGATTTTTCTCTTGTTATCTTAAACCTGTTGCATATGTGGGTTAATTGATATATGTTTGCAACATTAATAATCATGATACTTGATCTAGTTTAAATATGCTTTTAACTTGCTAAGATTCTGTGAGGTCCCTAGTGCCAATTTGACTAGTAATAAGGCCAAGAATGCATGAATTAGTAACACAATGGGCAAGGTATGAGAGCATAATGAGCATCACAAAGATGGATGTTTGTCATTATGTTTGATGAAGCTGAAGGGTTGAGCTTATGATGTTAAAAGTGATTGGAATTGAGATGGCAACGATCCTGCATTGAGAAGGGGTGTTGCTGCAGTGAAATGGCCATTGATGGGCCTTGAAAGGTAATCACTGAAGCAAATTCTGGTTTTTAAGGATATAAAAATGACACTTTTATGAGGATGTAGCTTGTCAGGAATGAAAGAGTCGTAAACCTGTCCTCACTTACGGACTGTTCTCCTTTATTTTATGACTTTTTTTCATCATAAGGAaaacttgttaagcattcaaataatgTGCAGTAAATTGGGTGTGTTTACTCAATGGTAAGTTCATTAGTGTATTTTGTGTAGTAACATTTCCTGATTACGCATTTTGATGGTACTACCTTGTGTTTTGACCATTAACAGCCAACCCATAATCAACTCTTCATTTTCATAATCTGGACATATCACTGTTTTCTGAACTAATGGATTTATATCCTACTTCACAGAATATATTTGCATGGTTAAATGGTATTTTATCAGTACATTTTGCCAGCATTTTGTATAAGATCTGCACATTATATAGTTGGTGCTTAATGTTTTTGCTTTTATATGAAACAACCTTCCAGTTATTTTGGCCAACTTTATTTAAGATCGGTCTGCATTTTTAAGTTGTGCTCATAGCTAGAGCTATTGACATGCTTTCTTGCAGAGGCAATTTAGGCATGCAAAAGCACCACAGATGACAGGCAAGAGTGAAATAGCTACTTCTCAGAGTACAAATGCACCTGTTGAGGTAGCAGAAGAATTGGATGGTTCAGAGCAAATGCCAGATACTCATCAACAACGTGAATCATCTGATACCAAGATGGACCGCAAATCAGTACTGGATAGGATAAGAGTGCCAGTTGCTTACGATGACCTGTTTGAAGAGGGTGAGATACGGGAATCtgcctaattttttttataaaggtGGATCATCAATCTTATTTAACTGTTGATCAACATTTTCAAACAGACATACAACTGGAGGTTTTTCACTTGAGGAGGCCGGACATTGTGTCTATTTTGTAGATTTAAAAGCATTAATGTAGATTGCATTTCTTGATGAAATCTTGGCCTTGATTGCTAAATGTTGATATAAGTGGAACAGTTAAGGACATTTTCCCAGGTTGGAGCTCCAGTCGATgagatctccttttttttttttgaatttacaagaaatataagaaagaaaatcttttttaatgttgagtttttgTGTTTTCCGATAATTTTTTGACTTAAATTATTTTGATATCTTTGGTATACTCATCAGAATTACACGCAACGAGAATAGCCGACAGAAATTGGGATCAAATCTCAATTTTCAGGTAAGTACTTGTAATGTGTAACTTTGGGGCTGGCATCAGTGTAAGATTTATGCTTTTTgggtaaaataatttttttataaatataaaaattaaaactttgtttttgtttttcagcaaactaaaaatatatgcactattttaaaaatataaatataaattttataaattgtGATGGTGGTGATCCAACAAAAATGGTGATGATGGTAGTAGTAATGATGGCcatgttggggggggggggggagtgcgCTAAGGAAAGACATGAATCATTTCTAATAacttttttaaatcaaaaattaaattatttttaaaataaaaatatttttaacaatcagttttttttttatttttatatttcaattttaaaattaaaaatcaaaaattgtaGTCCTTATAGCAGGCTCTTGTTAGCTGTTGTGGACTGGGACGGGGTTCTACTTGCTAGCTAGGAAACCAGATGGACCGTGACGAATGTAGATGTCGAGTCTAATAAATTAAAGCTATTTCGGAGGGAATCTTGAAAACATTTTGAGGGTTGGGTTATGGATTCAAAGGTAAGAATAATGACCCCTATGATGGCCTTGGAAATTGGAATATTGAAATATTACTGGATTGGTCTTGGTTAATCTTGCTCATTAaatgaaatatataaaaataataatgctATCCATTGGATTTCATTTAACTAAATATAAGGCCGGACTTTAATGATCCAACTATCCCACCAGCAAATCTTTAGGTTAGCACGACTGTATTGATGTGTTTAGAGTAAGAATCATGACTCATACGTATGTTGGCCTTGGACTCGAATAACAGCCTTGGTGCGCTTAGGGGGGGCTCCAATAATTACTTGGCCTTGTACTGGGGTGCTTGATACGAAGAAATCAGACTCTTCTCTTTCGCTTGTATCCGTAGTCTGGTTCTGAAAAAAGTTTCTGCTTTTTGttcaaaattattattattattatttggctaaaacaagtattttatataTTGCAAGTAccaatatatttaataaaatcagaaaacaaatggTGACGTAGTGTCTGAAGTAACTATGGTATTTTCAAAATGACTGGCTGCTTAGGCAAATGCTTTATTAGCTTCACTAAATATATCAGCTTTGAAGCTCCAATTTTTACACCTGGTTAAAATTGATGTCCCTGCTCCAGAAGTTCTGAGTTCATGTAAATTTGGCAGAGCTTCTTTTTACTTTTTCATTTTGGTGAAACTAAAACTAGCGTTTAACATTTATGCCGTAGTACGTTCAGTGCGGCGGCTCACGCAGTGCTCTGGGGTTGGGCTCAGGAACGGCCCGTGTAAATATCGTGCGCTTGTAGCATATCCCTCCGCTCTCGCGTTGCCGACTTTCGGGGTCGCCTCCAGTCGAGCGCGCGGCGGGACTTCCGACTTCGCCCGGGGGTGGGGGACGAGCAAGGATGCTGAGCACAAACTGGTGGATACGTCGCCGGCAAggcggaagaagagaagaagacgaTGGCGTAGATGACCGATTCTCCCTCCCCACCCGCGATGATGTCCAGCCCATCGACACCCAAggtctctcttccttcctttaTTCTCCCTCTCCGCTCGTTCCGGcttcttcttttgattttcttagCCCTTCTTCGTCTGAATTTCTCCCCAAGACATGCTATAAATGTTTGTTTTCTGGGGTTCTTCTTCAGAACAAGAGGAGATGGTCCGCTCTTATGAGAGGAAGCACGATCAACAGAGTCTTATTTGGAGGGTAGGGTAACTTCTCCTGTTGGCTCTTTTCCAGTTCAGCTGCATCCCTCATCCGGATTGTCTTGCTTGGGCGATAATTTCTTAATTTCCGGTTTCTTGCAGCGCATTTTTGCTGGTTTTCTTGTTGGCTATGCGGCATTCTTGATCTATTCCATCTTCCACCAAGCTTGGTTTCCCTGGGAACTGGTAAAGAACATTTTTACTCCCGCCATGATCTTTAGATCCTTTTCCAAGTAATCTTCATTTGATAGACCAGGTTTTTATCTAGAACTAAATCAATATGGCAGCTCCTATAACTACACATTGAGTATGATCTATGGTAGAGATAGAGGCCGACATATTCAGGTTCATGTCAGAAGTTATGTTGGAGCTCGAAGAAAACCTAATCTGCTCTCTAGATTGGTGGAAACTATAGTTTGATCTAGTAGGCTGACTTTTGCAAGTATAAATTGATCAAAGAAACTCGATCTTCACTCTCAACATAGATTGGCTCAGAGGGCACGCTATTTATAAAGGGCCCGTGAATAGCACCATATCATAAAGATGCCATATAAGCCAACTCAGAccttaatcccaaactagttgggGTCGGCTACATGAATCCTTTTCTTTCGTCGATTATAGGTATGCAGATACCATGAGCCATCAAAAATAACTGAACCCATAGGGTGATTCTGTGAAGCAAGGGATCAAAGGTTTCAAAGTTTCTACAGTTATGAAATCTGTTTCAGGGAAAGATGAAGGAAGACATCCAACTTAAATCAAGCTCGGGGTCATGTTTGTGCCCCCCAACGCTTGGGAGTACTTGTAACACTTGAGGATCAAAGAGCGAATGGCGgtggcttaaaatttaaatatttaaaacaaaaggCATGTTGAAAAACTACAAGTTTCGGTGAATTGATGGCTTAAGTGCCACCCATAGCATATAGATGATGAAAAATCTTTTAGACTGGTCTTCCTAAAAGGAGGTTATTTCTgagaatttcagaaattttTATAACCCAGTACTGGCCATCATCTATAAATGTCAATGGATGAGAGCTATGTGTAGTTTGGTCTATCGACACCATTGTAGCCCTAGCCTCTAGCTTTTCTATCTTCCAATGTTCTATTAGGAATTATTATTGAATTGGAAATGGCTAGTGCCGGTCATTGATTATTATCGAGCTCTGAATAGTTTTGGTGTTGATGCTGCTGCTTTTCTGAGTAGAACCATTTGGACTAATGTGAATTTTatcatttaaaagaaaaaagatggatAAAGCTCAGGTCCAGATGGCTTGTGCTGCAGTTCTATGCAGTGCACAACTTACCATCTTCTTGCCTTCACGGAAACATTCCATTTGCATATGTATTATTACACAAAACATTCCATTTGCATATGTATTATTTCACTCATGGCTTCATTATTAGAAGATAATTAATACATGTACTGGTCGATGGGAATGTGTTCAGGGTCAAGAAAATGGCagatttagttcctattatagAAATATTTATGCAGGTCATGCAAACTTGAGCTTTGTCCTATCAGCTGTAATGCTTTATGTATACCAGGATTATAAAGCTTGTCTAGTGCATGGAAAACTTTATCTTATCcttatttagctttttattattAACATTTTGTTGGTATACATAAAAATGCTATTAAAATTTTGAGACAATGCCAATATGGTTGCTTGCTAATCTAACTAATGCGATTCTCTTTACTTTTATGTTTTTAAGCCACAATGGTCCTCTTTCCAGAATTTTATGTGACTATCCAGGGCCTGTTTGCATATGGTTACCATTCTCTTGAGCAACACCTCTACACTTGTCATGGAGCTCAACATTGTTTTAATTCCATTTTTGACTAATGTCAATTGTTCTTCTACTTCCTTTACATTCCTGTTAAGGGTGTTATGGTCTTTGATGGGAAGAACTAGTGGTGAAGTATCTGACAAGGTTTACATTTTGTAACAATATTAGTGTGACTTACCATCACATTTATCTTTTGTAGCTATGGACACCATTTACTGGAGCATTGTTACATGAAATTGTTCCTATCGGATATTTGACATTTTATTTTTACTTATGACCAGCGCTATCATGCTTACTTCATGGATGAGATGCCCACATGGATGGTCATATTTGCAGGTTTGCCACTGTTTTATTGTTACTGTTTGTGAGTGTTTCCAAACAGTCTTGTCATTCCATAATGATTGATCAGTTTATCAAGAATGTTCAGTTTgttctcttaaaaaaaataaaagtttctGCTACAGCCTTCTAAGGTTGCATGAATATTTTACTACTAGGTATTTACTCTACAGCTTCTATCTTTTTTAGTCACTGATAATCATATCGCACAATTACCAGTCTTTTTGGGGATTGCATGTCTTTCCAGTGTAATTAGTTCCTGTATCGCATGTACCTGCTCATAGCCCAGTTTTATTCTTTGCATCTTTTTTGTTTGATATTAATGATATACATATTTGATTTCCATTATAAACAGCCAGCTGGTGTCGTGGTGTAGTTGGTTATCACATCAGTCTAACACACTGAAGTCTCTGGTTTGCCAATTTTATTAGCAAGCCTTAATGCGATGGTTAGGTTACTCAATTGTCACCCAGAGGTCATGGGTTCGCAATACGGAAATAGCCTCTCTACATCTGTCCCTCCCAAACCTTGCAATGGCGGGAACCTCCTGCACTAGGCCTCCATTTTTGCTGTTATAAATAACCAGAGTTCTTTGCTGGCTCTTGCTTGCTCGTTTCAGAGCTTTCAGGTATGTTAATATGGACAAGGCCAAAGTTGGGATCAGTTGTGAATAAGTTTTGAGTAATTGAGGAAACTATGGTCCTCTGCAGTACTGTTGTAAATGGCAGAATCCAGCATTTACAATCCACACTCCATTTAACTGGTTGTATCACATTTGAAGGTGCGATAATACAGTATGGAAATGATCCATTCTCTGATATAATATGAAATGTCTGGGTTGGAAAGGAGTAATCACACATTGTTCCAAGTCTTTGGTGTTGCAATGTGCTTGTTGGAGGTGGTTAAGCATGCTAAATTGTAGAGATGAAACATGCAACACTTTGAAGACATTACAGAAAACAACAAGGATCCTGTGAAGTAACGAAATTGGAGTCATGACTATATCAGAGGGCATTGATACAGAAAACCATGAAGGTGAAGGATTCTCTAACTCAACTTTGAGTAGTGGGAGTTACTAGCAGGATATCTGCAGCCTTGATCCCCTAGATTGGGTTGCTGCACCAGTAAATTTCTGTAAAATGTTAGCCAAATTTGTTGTCACAATGTGTCACGTATAGTTTTTTTTACTAGCACAGCTGTGCAAATGGACTAAATGTATTTAAATATAAACATATTGTATTccaaatttatatttatctaATTACATTAGTTTTATCTCTGTTCAGCTTTTGCAAAGTGATTTGTGTTTCTTATTGGCACATAAAATCTAAGCCAGTCATTTAGCATATTATAAAAGTATATCGGTgtatttctcttctcttttagcTGATATATTCCCCTGCCTATTTTACAGACTGGGTTGCTGTGCTAGCTTGTTTGTTCACAGTCAAAGGGCTACTCCATAGTTCAAGCTCGTATAAACGGTGGATGTGGTATTCAT
This portion of the Phoenix dactylifera cultivar Barhee BC4 chromosome 11, palm_55x_up_171113_PBpolish2nd_filt_p, whole genome shotgun sequence genome encodes:
- the LOC103719281 gene encoding uncharacterized protein LOC103719281 isoform X1, with the protein product MEGKESVLEAIYEESEFEADEETLDADGLQQDVEMLDAESLDADRGPPAGDGAPSAGGADGGRDQAAGGGSRFRNQRRRASKKKNRRKKKGGAASSITDINKFVIDTCRRLKEKKSYLVWNAVGCLGVLVVSDLVKEVEAIQSCGGQKTADGRRFRTGGGILWSILKTREPNVYKEIMAKGRAFERQFRHAKAPQMTGKSEIATSQSTNAPVEVAEELDGSEQMPDTHQQRESSDTKMDRKSVLDRIRVPVAYDDLFEEDIQLEVFHLRRPDIVSIL
- the LOC103719281 gene encoding uncharacterized protein LOC103719281 isoform X2 codes for the protein MEGKESVLEAIYEESEFEADEETLDADGLQQDVEMLDAESLDADRGPPAGDGAPSAGGADGGRDQAAGGGSRFRNQRRRASKKKNRRKKKGGAASSITDINKFVIDTCRRLKEKKSYLVWNAVGCLGVLVVSDLVKEVEAIQSCGGQKTADGRRFRTGGGILWSILKTREPNVYKEIMAKGRAFERQFRHAKAPQMTGKSEIATSQSTNAPVEVAEELDGSEQMPDTHQQRESSDTKMDRKSVLDRIRVPVAYDDLFEEGEIRESA
- the LOC103719289 gene encoding uncharacterized protein LOC103719289, whose translation is MLSTNWWIRRRQGGRREEDDGVDDRFSLPTRDDVQPIDTQEQEEMVRSYERKHDQQSLIWRRIFAGFLVGYAAFLIYSIFHQAWFPWELRYHAYFMDEMPTWMVIFADWVAVLACLFTVKGLLHSSSSYKRWMWYSCYTGSFLTIFWLYYMLRLPKFRWDIIWLPFGPLSGAGICLYVDHLLMESLQDIRKLRSYMYNYKTL